One Bombilactobacillus folatiphilus genomic window, AAAATCAAAGTTGGCACCTGCATAAATGATAATATTGTTTTCACCAGCATCATCGACAGAAATAAAAGCTTGTCCCGTTGTCTGGTCAGCAATCGTCTGAATTCCAGTCACATCAATGTCTTCATTTTGCAACATTTGACGCATCATCTGCCCTGGCGCATCATCACCAACTGCCCCGATGAAATGAGTTTGACTGCCTGCACGACACGCAGCTACAGCTTGATTGGCACCTTTACCACCACCAGCTGTATAATGTTCTTTCGCATGAATCGTCTCTCCCGGACGAACCAACTGTTCAACTCGCAAATTATTATCTAAATTAATACTCCCGACAATGGTTACCGTATTCATCATAATCATCTCACAATCGTAAATTTAGCCTAAAAACTGTCCACAAGGTTATTATTATCATACCTTACTTATTTAAAATAACCTAGAATTCAAAAAAAGCACTTAAATTAAGTGCTTAACTTTTAGTAAATTTGCGTCCCAATAGACTATCTTTATTTCGGATTACTTAAAGTGGTATGCAATTCAGAAATTTCGTCCCAAGGTCCTGTCAAAATTAAGTGATCGTGTAATTGCATGATCGTTTCGCCATGCGGAACCAGTGGCTTTCTTTGCCGGATAATTCTGCTGACAGTAATATCTTTAGGCAGCTGGGAAATCTGGGTACCAGCAAAATTAGGATTCAAAATCTCAAATTCGAAGATTTGGGAATGCGTCGAAGTAATAAGCGGTAAAATCCGTGGTGATTCAATGGCTGACCGCAAAACACCTACACCTACATCAAATGTGCTGAAATATTCAACATTAGCTTGTGCCAATTCTTCCGCCATTTGACTGGCTTCCTCCGGATCAGGATTATCCAGCCGAACTAAAACGCGCTCCACACCATACTTTTTAGCTGCTAAAGCTAACTCATAATTAGTTTTGGAATGGATTTGCGAAACAACGAGAACATCAGTATCAAAGACACCGTCTTGAATTAGGACATCCTCATCCAAGTTAGGCACCATAGTTATTGATACATGATCTTGATACGTATCGTAATTCTCTTGATGATTGGTATAAAGAGACACATCATACCACTCCTTGGGCAACTCTTGGCAAGCGGCGGCAGCTAAAGATGTTGCCCCCAGAATATGAACATTGGTCTTAGCTATCTGCTGCTCTTTGGGTTGATACAATTTTTTAAACATCAGTGGACCCAGCAAGCAAGTCAAAACAGCTCCAATTGTGAAAGCGCCACCTTGCGCAGCCGTTAGCGCGTGAATATCTTGCGCAATGGCGACACCGGATATCACTAAAGTAATGGTTGTTTCAGAAAGCCAAGTACCAGCGATAGAATTTTTCTTGGAAAAAAGTAATTGAAAGCCAAAATAGCTCGGCAATTTTGCCAGCAGGAAAGCCACCAATATTAGCGGAATCAAAATAAGCGTAGTTTTGGAGCTCAAAAGCGTAACGAGATTTAACTTAACACCAGTCAAAATAAAGAAAAATGGAATTAGAAAACCATAGCCAATCGCATTTAATTTCATTTCCGTACTCTTTTGCGGTTCTAGTAATTTAATCACAATACCCGCTAAGAACGCGCCTAAAATATTTTCTGCGCCGACCGACATCGCCAAAACAACCAAAATGACAATGACCAAGAAGGCAAAACGCATGTCTAATTGCGTAGTCGATTTAGTAAATTTATTGAAATTTTTAAAAAAGTTGCGAAAACGTGTCAATAGGAAGGAGGCAGCTAAAAAAACAAGTGAAAGTAACCATAAAGTGCCACCATTGCCACTTTTAATGGAGGAATAAATAGTCAACCCTAATAATGGAATAATTTCGCCTAAAACACCGAACAATAACAGCGTTTGTCCATAAGTATTACCGAGCAGATTATTTTCCTTCAAAATACTAATCATGACACCTAGAGAAACTGTGGCGAACAAATTAGATCTAAAACTAGAATCACCTTATTCTCGATAGTTCATAATAACCTTGCCAAAACGAGCATTAACATTATAAGTTTGGTGTAAAAAATCATCTCCATTATTTGGTGTAAATGATCCATAAATTTTAAAAGGTGGATTCTTTATGTCATATCTTCTTATAGCTTGAACCAAATCTTCAGTGGTTCCAATGCAATTACCTATAATTGAAATATTATTTATCATTACTTGGAGCATAATATCTTGTAGTTTATTTTCAATTACATAATCAGTCGGCTCATAAAAAGTTTTATGCTGATTTTTATAACCACATGTAATATATCTACCTCCTACATTGAGGTGATTGACAGCGGTTCCAATATGAAGATCAAAAAAAGGATCAAAAATGACATCAAATTTTTCCAGAATATCTGGCCATTTAATATTTTTACGTTCCATATAAAAATACTTTGCACCTTGCACAGTACTCAATTCTTCTTTGCTCCATGGTGTAGTTGATAAAATAGTAGTGTTAATACCACGATTCAGCAATCCTCTAATTATAAATAGCGAAGTATTAGAACGTGCACTCAATACTAGTGCACGTTCAGTACTATTTATATTACTACGTCTAATCATACTTTCAGATGTTTGGCCACCAATAGAAAATCCCGCAGCAATATTATTAGATATCTTAGTGTCTATTTTCAATAATTTAGAATGATGGAGACTTAACCAACCTTTTGATGTTTCATTAGTAACAACCCCAGGGGCAACATTAGGAGCAGGAGCATCAGGATATGCACAGTCAGGAATAACTCTATCACCTATTTTTAAATCTTTAACATCTGGACCAATTGCTATTACTTCGCCAACAAAATCAGATCCAAAATATGATATAGGAGATGCTTCACTCTCAAGTCCATAATTGATTTTATTACCATTTTTCACAATAATAGCTTTGTCACGATAATTACACGAAAAAGAAAGTACTTTTATTAATACAAAACCACCATTTTTATAACTGCCTTTATCAAATCTTGGTTTATTAACATCTAAAGTGCCAACTTTTATTTCATTTTCTGCTATCTGTATAGGATTACTATTACATCTAGAATAAGGAATTAATTTGTCATTTATCAAACCTATAATTTTCAACTTTATAACCTCCATGAATTATAAATTTAATGTAATTTTTTCACGATTAAATTTTTTAACTACTATTTTAAATATTACAAAATCAATTATTACCAAAATAAATGCTAATAATAACGTTACTAAAACATTAAAAATCAGCAATCCACTTGCTTGAGAAATTATTAATCCAATAAGCGGTAAAATCAAAACCATAGAAACCGATTGTGCAGATTTACTAGATGAAACTCTTTGGGAAACCATAATTACCAATAATATAGATAAAAAAGTAATTACCGGAACTAAAACAAATCCTACAGTGATCCAAACAGCATTAGGAAAAATAACTCTACCAAAAATAGTTAAACCAACAGTATCCAGAATAATACCGTAAATTAATATAGATCCCCAAGTTATAAAAACACTTGGAATAGCTGCTGCCATAATCTTGCCCAAGATTAATTCTGAATCAGTGACAGGTGTATACAGCAATCCTTCCAATGTTTTATTTTCTTTTTCACCAACAAAACTAGTACTAGCAATAACAGTAGAAACAATAATTGGAATTAATAAAAATAATGGAATGAAAAAATAAATAAACAAAGCGTACGTACCAATTTGACTATGAGAAATATTATTCGGTAAAAACTTGACACTTAAATTCCCCAAAAACTGATTAATGCCACTTACATTTTGAATTAAAGCATTCCTAGTACCTCCAATAATGATTAATAAGGGTAAAATTATACTGAAAATTATAGGTATGATGAACAATGATGTCAGCGTTGCTTTATCTTTTTTTATTTCTAACAATTCTTTATTCATAATAGTAACAACTCTATTTTTATTCACTTACAGCACTCCTTTACCTAATAGATCAAAATATAATTCTTTAATTGTATGTTCAACTTTGTTAATTCCGATTACATCAACATTTGATGTAATCGTAGCAATTATTTTAGGAATGGATTGTTTGTTTTTCACTGTTAAATAAACTTTTTCATTTTTAAAGAAGTAATTATTAGAAAAATTTTGATCAAAATAATCTCTAGCTTTGTTGGCATTATCCAACTCTATTTTTAATTGTGTAGTTGGCCAATGTTCATTAATTAATCTATTTGATTCTCCTTGGACAATTACCCGTCCACTATTCATTATTAAAATATCCGTTGCTAATTGTTCTAGACCATCTAATTGATGAGTAGCCATAATAATTGTAGTATCTTTCTCTTCAATATAACTCTCAAGACAATCAATTAACTTCCGAGATGTTTGTGGATCCAAACCAGATGTAGGTTCATCCAATATTAATAATTTTGGTTTAGGTAATAATGATCTAATCAGCAATACTTTTTGTCTCATTCCTTTGCTTAATTGCTTTACCTTGTCATCCGATCTAGATACCAGCTCAAATACATCCAATAACTCAGCAATATCTGACATAGCCCTTTTTGCAGGAATATTATATAAATTAGCCCAAATACGTAAATTTTCCATTATACTTAGATTTTCATACAATGATCCGTCATTTTGAACGCTTATTTTTTCCCTTAATTTATCTGCTACTTTGCGAGAATTTAATTTCTGATTAAAAATAACAATATCTCCGTTATTTGGTACAATTAGCCCAGTCAACAACCTGATAGTAGTAGTTTTACCTGCACCATTTGGACCTAATAACGCTAAAACATGTCCTTTAGCAAGTGAAAAACTCATATCATTAACAACATTTATACCGTTAATTTTCTTGCTGACATTATTAAAATTTATTATCATAAAATAATTTTTCTCCTTCTAGTTACTAAATAATTAAATTTTATTTTTGGGTCTTATAGCAATTATAAAAATAGAAATGAATGTCACAATTAATCCTGTATAAATCATTAACCAGTAAGAAGAAAAATTATTTTGTAAAATTTTAATTGGACTCAATAATCCCGTGAAAGACCACTTTTTAAACCAATCAATATTATTAATTACGGTTGTAATTATTATTAACAACTCTATTAAGGCCGATGCAACAAAGGCAGAATCCAATAAAATTGCCAAGCATGTCCCCAAAATGGTAACAAAAAGTACTCCCATTGTTTCAAATAAGATCATATAAATAGCATTTTTGAAATTCAAATTAGAATAGTAAATCCAAGTCATATATATTGAAAATAAGCCACCCAACCAAACCATTCTTCTATTTACCATAAAAATATCCCATAAGTATCAGCTTTTTAAGTCGTCAGTCTTTGGACAATTGATCACAGTTCATTTAACACATTAGAACAGATTTTGTATTCTCACAATAAATAATTATACACTTTTACTGTGAACACCACTCATAAGTAATTCTAAATCAGTTACATTTTTAAACTTAACCTACATTAGATTAAAATAATAACATTAATTCAAAAAATGCACCATAACATAAATAATTTTATAATACAATAATTTGGTAGTGATTAATGTTGTGAATTGTATTTCTGTCTGAAAAACTATTCACTTGCTAAAACTAAAAATGTACAAAAATAACTGTTTTTTTTGATATACTTAAATTAGAAATTATTGTGATACTTATGATTAAAAATATACTTATAGGAAAATTTAATAACGGACACAATCCAAATCAACCAGCAAAATCAGTATCCGCAACCAGTTAGTCAAAAAATTAAAAATATTCTTACAAACGTTGGCAGTTTTAGGCAATAATTTTTGCCATTGTCGTAATTGCAATTGTCAGTCCTTATGATGATGAAACTGACGACAGCTAATCAGCACCTAAATCACAAGAACCGACTAAATCGTCTGTTCAATCAGATATCAGATCACAGTGACGCTTTAACAGATACTCAAATATACTCTGATTCACAACATATGTACAAACAAGGTATTTATGATCAATTAATTTCTGAGTATGGAAATAAATTTTTGCCGCAAGCAACACAGTATGCTACAGACAATTTGCAAACTGACTATAATGCAAACGCCCTGGCTTCAGCTAAAAATTATGAACAAGTCGAACATCTTTCTACCGAAGAAATTCGCGATCAACTTACCTCTCAATATGGTGAGAAATTTTCACCAGACGAAGCAAATTATGCAGTTCAACATTCAAACGATTAGACCCCTTTTTATAGGGATTGCCACCCTTGTTGCTGGATTTTATACATTTTCAAATGGGAACCCTGATGCGACTTTTCAGCAAAACCATTTTGCTTGAAAAGTTTAACCATCTCTTTCGATTTCATCAGCTATACTTTAAAGTAACTATAAATTTAAGGAGAAATTTGGATGTTTACATCACATATAACAAAGCAAAATTTTAGAGAAATCAACAAAACGACTTGGCGATATTGCAAATTAAATACTTTAAGACCGCTTTTCATAATCGTAGACTTTTTAATAATCTGTATTTGGATTAACGAATATCTTACAGATAAAAGGCAATTGATGAGCTGGATAATTATTGGACTATTTTTTATCATAGTATATCCATTTATAGCCAAATTAATATACACAACAATGTCCAACCGGAAATTCAAAAAATCAATTTTGGAATCTGATAATAACCTTTACTTCATTTTATTTTTTAATAAAAGCGAACAAACAAAAAATAGCTATAGAGAATTATTCGAAAAATTACCAGACCTAGTCACAGCATATAAATTTAAAAAAATAGCCATGCCTGATAATCCAGATTACAATTTAAAAGCTGATCCCATTTTTAACGAAATATTCAAAAAATTCGATATTGTGGCACCTACACAAAAATATAATAAGTTAATTGAAACAGACAATTTCTTGCTTTTAACACAAAAAATTTTAAAGCCATCTGGTATTTTTATATCGACAGGCAAATCATATATTATAACTAAATCTAAGAAAAATTTACACACATTTAAAACCAATCCTGAGTTAATTCAAAAATTAAAATCTATAACAAAGCATAGTGTCATTGCAACATCTAACCCTGAAATATTAAACTCATAAAGAAGCTGCAGCGGTTCGTGGTGGCTCTATTATTAATGGTGTCTTTTTGCGCGCCCACTTGGTAGATGAAATTTCCTTAGTCTTGGCACCACACATTAACGGTAATACTAATGAAAAAGCAGTTTTTGACACTTTGGAAACATTTATTGACGATATATTTGCGTTTGATAACGCGCAGATGGCGGCGTTCCAGCAATCGTCCTAGCGTTTTGTCATTCATCTTTGTTATTACCCGCCTTTTTAGCTTACGCGATTATGATCTAGCTGAATTATTGGCAAATTTGGCAACCGCTTGTTACTTGGGACATGCGGGTAGCCACAATCATCTTTGCTTTACGTGCAATCGTTGATTTCACAACTTGTGGACTGATGAAAAAGCGACGCAACACCTTATTTCATCATTGGGACACCCTCATTTACACGCCACTTTGTA contains:
- a CDS encoding monovalent cation:proton antiporter family protein, whose translation is MKENNLLGNTYGQTLLLFGVLGEIIPLLGLTIYSSIKSGNGGTLWLLSLVFLAASFLLTRFRNFFKNFNKFTKSTTQLDMRFAFLVIVILVVLAMSVGAENILGAFLAGIVIKLLEPQKSTEMKLNAIGYGFLIPFFFILTGVKLNLVTLLSSKTTLILIPLILVAFLLAKLPSYFGFQLLFSKKNSIAGTWLSETTITLVISGVAIAQDIHALTAAQGGAFTIGAVLTCLLGPLMFKKLYQPKEQQIAKTNVHILGATSLAAAACQELPKEWYDVSLYTNHQENYDTYQDHVSITMVPNLDEDVLIQDGVFDTDVLVVSQIHSKTNYELALAAKKYGVERVLVRLDNPDPEEASQMAEELAQANVEYFSTFDVGVGVLRSAIESPRILPLITSTHSQIFEFEILNPNFAGTQISQLPKDITVSRIIRQRKPLVPHGETIMQLHDHLILTGPWDEISELHTTLSNPK
- a CDS encoding MDR/zinc-dependent alcohol dehydrogenase-like family protein — protein: MKIIGLINDKLIPYSRCNSNPIQIAENEIKVGTLDVNKPRFDKGSYKNGGFVLIKVLSFSCNYRDKAIIVKNGNKINYGLESEASPISYFGSDFVGEVIAIGPDVKDLKIGDRVIPDCAYPDAPAPNVAPGVVTNETSKGWLSLHHSKLLKIDTKISNNIAAGFSIGGQTSESMIRRSNINSTERALVLSARSNTSLFIIRGLLNRGINTTILSTTPWSKEELSTVQGAKYFYMERKNIKWPDILEKFDVIFDPFFDLHIGTAVNHLNVGGRYITCGYKNQHKTFYEPTDYVIENKLQDIMLQVMINNISIIGNCIGTTEDLVQAIRRYDIKNPPFKIYGSFTPNNGDDFLHQTYNVNARFGKVIMNYRE
- a CDS encoding ABC transporter permease — its product is MNKNRVVTIMNKELLEIKKDKATLTSLFIIPIIFSIILPLLIIIGGTRNALIQNVSGINQFLGNLSVKFLPNNISHSQIGTYALFIYFFIPLFLLIPIIVSTVIASTSFVGEKENKTLEGLLYTPVTDSELILGKIMAAAIPSVFITWGSILIYGIILDTVGLTIFGRVIFPNAVWITVGFVLVPVITFLSILLVIMVSQRVSSSKSAQSVSMVLILPLIGLIISQASGLLIFNVLVTLLLAFILVIIDFVIFKIVVKKFNREKITLNL
- a CDS encoding ABC transporter ATP-binding protein, yielding MIINFNNVSKKINGINVVNDMSFSLAKGHVLALLGPNGAGKTTTIRLLTGLIVPNNGDIVIFNQKLNSRKVADKLREKISVQNDGSLYENLSIMENLRIWANLYNIPAKRAMSDIAELLDVFELVSRSDDKVKQLSKGMRQKVLLIRSLLPKPKLLILDEPTSGLDPQTSRKLIDCLESYIEEKDTTIIMATHQLDGLEQLATDILIMNSGRVIVQGESNRLINEHWPTTQLKIELDNANKARDYFDQNFSNNYFFKNEKVYLTVKNKQSIPKIIATITSNVDVIGINKVEHTIKELYFDLLGKGVL
- a CDS encoding Ltp family lipoprotein; translation: MYKQGIYDQLISEYGNKFLPQATQYATDNLQTDYNANALASAKNYEQVEHLSTEEIRDQLTSQYGEKFSPDEANYAVQHSND